From one Leifsonia sp. Root1293 genomic stretch:
- a CDS encoding amidohydrolase, which produces MALTLDELYRDLHSHPELSFAEHRTAAIVAQRMHDAGLEVHTGIAQTGVVAVLANGEGATVLLRADMDALPVLEDTGLPYASVARGVDPDGADVPVMHACGHDMHTTCLIGAVERLAATRSEWSGTLVAVFQPAEEREGGAQAMIADGLFDRIPQPDVVLGQHLNPLPAGTVGVHPGTFMAAVNTIHVKMFGRGGHGSRPQKTIDPVVMAAATVMRLQTVVAREVAPFDTAVVTVGTLHAGLKNNIIPGEATMGLSIRSFDSAVGARLDASVRRIIRAEAEASGAPREPEFTSGEVYPVTVNDPEASRRVTDALGRRFGADRVIDPGVLMGSEDVGMLATAAGVPLVYWLLGCVDPEAYAAAAAADRLDIDIPSNHSAQFAPVIEPTLTMGVEALVAASREWFTPVG; this is translated from the coding sequence ATGGCCTTGACGCTCGATGAGCTGTACCGCGACCTGCACTCCCACCCCGAACTCTCGTTCGCCGAGCACCGGACTGCGGCCATCGTGGCCCAACGGATGCACGATGCCGGCCTCGAGGTGCACACGGGCATCGCGCAGACCGGCGTTGTGGCGGTGCTGGCCAACGGCGAGGGCGCGACCGTCCTGCTGCGCGCCGACATGGACGCGCTGCCCGTGCTCGAGGACACCGGGTTGCCCTACGCGTCGGTCGCCAGGGGCGTCGACCCCGACGGTGCCGACGTGCCCGTCATGCACGCGTGCGGTCACGACATGCACACCACGTGCCTGATCGGCGCCGTCGAGCGGTTGGCCGCGACCCGCTCGGAGTGGTCGGGAACCCTCGTCGCGGTGTTCCAGCCGGCCGAGGAGCGGGAGGGCGGCGCCCAGGCCATGATCGCCGATGGCCTGTTCGACCGGATCCCGCAGCCGGATGTCGTGCTGGGGCAGCACCTCAACCCGCTGCCGGCGGGAACGGTCGGCGTGCATCCCGGCACCTTCATGGCGGCCGTCAACACGATCCACGTGAAGATGTTCGGCCGGGGCGGGCACGGGTCGCGTCCGCAGAAGACCATCGACCCCGTGGTGATGGCGGCGGCGACGGTCATGCGGCTGCAGACCGTCGTGGCCCGCGAGGTCGCGCCGTTCGACACCGCCGTGGTGACCGTCGGCACCCTGCACGCGGGCCTGAAGAACAACATCATCCCGGGCGAGGCGACGATGGGCCTCAGCATCCGCAGCTTCGACTCCGCCGTCGGTGCTCGCCTCGATGCCTCGGTGCGCCGCATCATCCGTGCCGAGGCCGAGGCTTCGGGGGCGCCCCGAGAGCCCGAGTTCACCAGCGGCGAGGTCTACCCGGTCACGGTGAACGACCCCGAGGCGTCGCGCAGGGTGACGGATGCGCTCGGCCGCCGTTTCGGAGCCGACAGGGTGATCGACCCGGGCGTGCTCATGGGCAGCGAAGACGTCGGCATGCTGGCGACGGCCGCTGGAGTTCCCCTGGTCTACTGGCTCCTCGGCTGCGTCGACCCGGAGGCGTATGCCGCGGCTGCGGCGGCCGACAGGCTCGACATCGACATCCCGTCGAACCACTCGGCCCAGTTCGCGCCGGTGATCGAGCCGACGCTGACCATGGGTGTTGAGGCCCTGGTCGCGGCGTCGCGGGAGTGGTTCACGCCCGTCGGCTGA